GCCGAAATTCGACGGCCTGGCCGCCCTGACCATTGCCAAGGAGCAGGCTCCGGAAACGCCGTTCATCCTGATTACCGGCGCATTGAGCGAGGAAACAGCCGTGGAGTGCATGAAGGCCGGGGCCTGGGATTATATTCTCAAGGAACGCGTCCTGCGTCTGGGACCGGCGATTGTCTCCATGCTGGAAAAAAAACGCGAATACCTGAAGCGCAAGGAAGCTGAGCAGGAGCTCGTCAGGGCCAAGGTGGCGGCCGAGGCAGCCAATCTCGCCAAGTCAGAGTTTCTGGCCAACATGAGTCATGAAATTCGCACTCCACTGAACGGCATCATGGGCATGATGCAGCTTATGGGTTCCACTGCCCTGGACGAGGACCAGAAAGAGTTTATTCGGCTGGGGGAAACCTCGGCCCACCGACTGACCCGGCTGCTTTCCGATATTCTGGATTTGTCCAGCCTGGATGCGGGCAAGCTGGCCATTCATGAAGTCGAATTTTGCATCGAGGAAATCTGCGGTTCCGTTGAAGAGCTGTTCATGCTCAAGGTCCGGGAAAAGGGCGTTCCGCTCAACTGCGACCTTGATTCCTCAATCCCCTCTCGGCTGATCGGCGACGTGACCAGGGTGCGCCAAATACTCTTCAATCTGGTGGGCAATGCCTTGAAATTCACCGATCAAGGCCGTGTCCGCGTCGATATCAGCGCCTTGCCCCCCGGCCGATTCGGCGACGTGCGTCTTTTGTTTTCCATTTCCGATACCGGCATCGGCATCCGCGATGAGATGGTGGAGCACCTGTTTCAGCCTTTTGTCCAGGCCGATGGTTCCTACACCCGGGCGTATCAGGGCGCGGGGCTCGGACTGGCCCTGGTGCGCCGTCTGGTGGCCCTGTTGCGGGGCAACATGTGCGTGGAAAATGTTTCGGGGCAGGGAACGACGATGCATGTCGCCCTTCCGTTCAGGTTGCCGGAGGGAGTCTCCCTCCAAGGCGTCCGTCGGACGGAAATGGCCGGGAAAACGGCACGCTCCTTGCGCGTCCTAGTGGCCGAGGATGATCCCTTGAATCAGTTCATGATCGCCAAGCTGTTGGAGCGTGCCGGGCATGAGTCCATCCTGGCTGGAGACGGACGGCAAGCCTTGAATCTGCTCTCCCAACGGGACGTCGACTGCATCCTGATGGACATCCAGATGCCGGTCATGACCGGCCTGGAGGCGACGCGGGCCATCCGCACCTCACCGGATTTCGAAGCAAAGAGGAACATCCCGATCATCGCGGTGACGGCCCACACCTTGGCCGGAGATCGAGAACGCTTTTTGAATGCCGGAATGGATGACTACGTCCCGAAACCCATTGATTTCCAGAGCCTGAAACGGGCTTTGGATCAGACGATCCAGAAGTCCGATGAATTGAAATGACGGATTTTTTGCATTGAGTCCTGGAGTATGGTCCGAATTCGGCTTTTGCATCGACACCAAACAAGGAGGGGCATCCTCTCGCCTGTTCCCTGACCTTCCCAATCGAGCCGTTCGGCGAGGAGCATGTGCAAAATTGAACAAGGGGTTGCATGGTTCGCGGGTTTTGATTCGCGAACAATCCCGTTCGAATTTCACCTCTCAAGGAGATTGCCCATGCCCACCGATCGTCCCAAAGGCTCATTGGACGCCGAAATGTTTCAGAAACTGGTCGTCCGCAAATGGAAGGTTTCCCTCACCCTGGCCGCGATCATGCTGGTCGCGTACTATGGATTCATTCTCGTCCTGGCCTTTGCCAAGGACGTTTTGGCGTATAAGATCGGAGAACATCTGACCATCGGCATTCCCGTGGGGATGCTGCTCATTGTCCTGGCCTGGGCCCTGACCGGAGTCTACGTGTTCTGGGCCAACTCCTCCTACGACAAGTCCGTCAAGGACGTGTTGAAAAGCATGAGGAGGGACTAACATGGACCAGATCGCCACCTCCATCGGCCAGCCTAACATCACGTCTATCGTCTTTTTCCTGTTCTTCATCTGCGCCACCCTGGTCATTACCTATTACGCGGCCAAGAAAAGCCGCTCCGCCTCCCAGTTCTACGCCGCGGGCAGAAGCGTGACCGGCTGGCAGAACGGTTTGGCCCTGGCCGGCGACTACATGAGTGCGGCCTCGTTTCTGGGCATTGCCGGCCTGGTCTCCCTGCGGGGATACGACGGCCTGATCTATTCCATCGGGTTTCTGGTGGGCTGGCCGATCATCATGTTCCTGATCGCCGAGCCGCTGCGCAACCTCGGGAAATACACCTTCGTGGACGTGGTGGCCTATCGGCTGTCCCAAAAGCCGATCCGCATCGCCGCGTCCATCGGGTCCCTGATGACCGTGTGCTTCTACCTCATCGCCCAGATGGTCGGGTCCGGTTCGTTGATCATGCTGATTTTCGGGATGCCGTACGAGCTGGCCGTGGTCATCGTGGGCATGGTCATGATCATGTACGTGCTGTTCGGGGGCATGCTGGCCACGACCTGGGTGCAGATCATCAAGGCGGTCCTGCTGCTGGGCGGGGCCACGCTGATGGTTTTTCTGATCCTGCTTCACTTCGGGTTCAGCTACGGCGAGATGTTCAAGCAGGCGGCCTTGACCTATGGCGACGGGGTCCTGTCTCCGGGCGGGCTGGTGACCAATCCCTGGGACGCCTTGTCCCTGGGCATCGCCCTGATGTTCGGCACGGCGGGTTTGCCGCACATCCTGATGCGGTTCTACACCGTGCCCGACGCCAAGGAGGCCCGGAAATCCGTGTTCTACGCCACGGGATTGATCGGCTATTTCTATATCCTGACCTTCACCATCGGCTTCGGAGCCATGGTCATCGTGGGCCAGGACGTCATCGCCGCCATGGATTCCGGCGGTAACATGGCCGCGCTGCTGCTGGCCGAGGCCACCGGAGGAACCGTCTTTCTGGGCTTCATCGCCGCCGTGGCTTTCGCCACCATTCTGGCCGTGGTGGCCGGGCTGACCCTGTCCGGGGCCAGTACGCTGTCCCACGATTTGTACGTCAGCGTCTTCCGCTCAGGGAAATCCTCCGAGGAAGAGGAGGTCAAGGTGGCCCGGATCGCCACTCTGGGCCTGGGCGTGGTGGCCATTGCCCTGGGCTTGGCCTTCAAGGGCCAGAACGTGGCCTTCATGGTCGGCCTGGCCTTTGCCATCGCGGCCAGCGCCAACTTCCCGGCCCTGCTGCTGTCCATCCTCTGGCGGAACTTTTCCACCTTCGGCGCGGCCCTGAGCATCGGCACGGGCACCACGTTGGCCGTAGGCCTGATCATCATCAGCCCCACGGTCTGGGTGGACATCCTTCATAATCCCATGGCAATCTTCCCCTTACGCAACCCGGCCATCATCTCCATGACCGCGGCCTTCGCGGCCGGATATCTGGGCTCCAAGCTCAGGCCCGATCCGGAAGCGTCGCGCAGGTACGAGGAACAGAAGATCAGGAACTATCTTGGCGTCGGAGCTGAATGACCCACGAACCCACAGACCGCGACGAAAAACGACGACGGCCCTCGGCCTGGAGCGATGATCCGGACAGCTTGTCCGGAGAAATCGCCCGGGCCGAGAACCTTGCGGACCTGGCACGGGCCTTCGGCTCGGTCCAGGAGTTCGCGGCCCGTTCCGCGGTCCACTGCCTTGGCCGTTTCTCCGACGGTGGAGATGAAGTCTTCGCCCTTGGTCGGCTGATCGCCGATTTGCGCGACAAGATTCTGATCCGGGTGCATGACCTGGTTTTGGCCGGGACCGGACCGCCTCCGGCGGCCTTTTGTCTGCTGGCCTTGGGTAGCGAGGGGCGCAAGGAGCAATATTTGGCCACGGACCAGGACAATGCCCTGGTTTATGACGATGAAGAGGGGGACGAGGCGGCGATTTTTTTCGAGGTCTTCGCCCATCGATTCGTCCGGATCCTGCTGGAACTGGGCGTCCCTCCCTGTCCTCACGGGGTGATGATCAACGCCCCGCAGTGGCGTTTGAGCGCCGTCGATTGGGAACGGGCCGTGGACCGCATGACCGACGAGATCAATGAGCAGGGCATTCTCAAGATATCCGTGCTGCTGGACACGCGCCCCGTGGCCGGAGCCCCGGAACCGGGCTGGAAGCTCCGGCGGCATTTGTTCCGGCGGATCGCCGAACGTCCTCTGATCTTGCGCTACCTGGCCCGCGAAGCCGTGCGCTTCAGCCCGCCCCTGGGCTTGTTCAACAATTTCGTCGTTCAGAAGAGCGGGGCACATAAGGGGGGGCTGGACGTAAAAAAAGGCGGAATTTTCCCCCTGACCCAGGGAATCCGAACCCTGGCCGCGGAGCACGGCGTTTTGCTCACCTCCACCGAGGAACGAATCACGGGCCTGCTGGAGGCGGGGGCCTTGTCCGTCGGATTTGGAGCGAGGTTGCGGAAGGCCTATGCTTTTTTTCACGTTCTGCGCACCGGAAATCAGGCCGAAATGATCGAAAATAAGGACAAGCCGGACAATCTCATCATGCCGGACCGGCTTTCCGCGGCGGAGCGAAAGAGGCTCAAGGCCTGCTTCGCCACCGTGACGGAATTTCAGGCTCTGTTGTCCAAAAAGTACGGACTGCATTTGCTGACCTGACGCGCACCCGCCCAGCCGTGCGAATGGAACACGTCGTTGCGACGCGTCGAGAACCGTCATCTCCATGCGTCGTGGAGGTATCGCATGCCCAAGGAAAACACCCATCTCTGGTTCGCTCGGCGGCTTTGGAAACAGACTCGGAATCCATCGAAAAACGCTGTTGATGACCATTTTTCGACGGATTTGATACAAGCCCATCCTTTGTTCTTCTCCCTGGGCTCGATCATCCCGGATGCTTTTTTCTATCACCCCCTTTCTCGCGGGCGGCGGATGGCCCTGGTGCTGCACGGGTCGGATCCGCGGACCCGGACCGAGTCCTTCGGACGCATGGCGGCCTGGGCGCGGGAGGAGGAGTCCGGACGGGACAAGGCATTTGTCCTGGGTTACCTGTCCCATGTGGCCCTGGACAGGGTCATGCATCCCGTGGTGGACGCCCTGTCCGGCAAGCGTCCCGGCCAGGCTTCCACCGGACAGAGCACCGCCCTTCACCGGCTGGTGGAAACGGCTCTGGACCAACAAATCAATCGCTGCTGCCGCTATCCGCGGATTATCTGGCCCTATCCGGCCAAGAGAGTGAGTGTGCTGCATCGCCTCGCCGGGGAGGTCGGCCTGCGGCGCGGCGATGTCCACGCAGCCTTGTCCGTTCAACTCCTGGTCAACCGACTGGTCCAGGGGCGTGCCGCCCACGCTCTGGTCCGCGCGCTGCACCATCCGTCGGTGCTGGATCTCTCGGTTCTGCTCAATCTGTGCTACGCGCAGCTGGACCGGGAGCCTGATTTCTTCAGTGAAAAACGTACCGGGCGGGCGGAGTTCTGGCGAAACTTCCATGCCGTGAACTGGTCGCGATTGTTCGAACGGGCCGATCTGGAGGCCTGGCGGCTTTTCGATCTCTGTACCGAATACTGGGCGAACCGCCTGGACGGATCCGGACTACGGCGGGGCCTTCCCCACAAACCCTGCGATTAGTGAGTCGGCCATGCATTCCACCCTGACCATCGCCGCTATTTTGCTTCTGCTCTACCTGGGGCTGGCCGGATGGGTCTTCGTCCGCCAGGACGCCCTGGTCTTTCTCCCCACGGCTGAGATTTCCCTGACCCCGGCGGACGCCGGCTGGGAGTATGACGACCTGACGCTGTCCACCTCGGATGGAGTAAACATCAACGCCTGGTTCGTTCCGGTCGAGGACGCCCGTGGCGTGGTGCTTTTTTGCCACGGCAACGCCGGAAACATCGGTCATCGCCTGGACTCCATCCGCATCTTCCGCGACCTGGGCCTGTCCGTGCTGATCTTCGACTACCGCGGCTTCGGGCGCAGTGAGGGACGGCCCAGCGAGTCCGGCACCTATCTGGACGCCCAGGCGGCCTGGGCCTTTCTGGTCGAAGAAAAAGGCGTCGAGCCCGAGCGGATCATTGTTTTCGGCCGCTCCCTGGGCGGGGCCGTGGCCGGACATTTGGCCGCCCACGCGGGTCAAGAAAAACCTCCGGGAGCCCTGATTCTGGAATCCACCTTCACCTCCCTGCCGGACATGGCCGCCCGGCTCTATCCCTTTCTTCCGGTACGCTGGCTGGCCAAATACAGCTACAACACCCTGGGGCGGCTGGGCGATGTCCATGCCCCGGTGCTGGTGGTGCACAGCCCGGAAGACGAAATCATTCCCTACGCCCATGGCCAAGCCCTGTACGCCGCCGCGCCCGAACCAAAGATGTTCCTGGAAATTTCCGGGGGCCACAACTCGGGTTTTCTGAGTTCCGGGGCGGGATATGTGGAGGGGTTGCGGTCGTTTCTGGAAGGGCAGGTTTTCGAGAAAGTTCGGTGAAGCGGTACGAGGTGGAGTGAGGGAGGTGAGCGGAAATCGCGATCAGGCCAGGCTGAAAACCCGCCGCAAAGCCTGATCAACCTGGGCCATAACCTCCGCGGCCAGTTCGCCGCGAACGGCCACGAAACGAGATTGATGATCGATGGGCCGGGTTTGCAGGCAGTCGGCCACGGATTGCTTGGACAGTCCGTTTTGTTCCGTGGGTTCGATGGTCACGTTGGTGACGATGCGCCCTTTTTTCTCGGTGAACGCCGTGATTGGAGTGACCTGAATCACCGGGACGCGGGCGTTATAGGTATCGTTGGTGACAATGACGCAGGGGCGAACCTTGCCGGTCTCCGAACCTTTGACAGGGTCGAGGTTGACGTCGATGACCATCCCTCGTTTCAAAAGCATCACTCCGGCCACTTTGCCACCACATCATCGCTCCATTCACGTGTTTGCGTATCCTGGGCATGGACCTCGGCATACAGTGCCGCGGATTCCCGCAGCCGCTGCTGCTCCAAGTCGTTGCTCAGGCGGTCCAGGGCAACCCGGACCATCTGGCTTTTGTCCTTGAATCCCAAGTCTCTGTATTTCTGAATGAAACGGTGTTGCGGCTTGTCCAGGCTGAATTTGGCTTGAAGCATTTATCCTCCTTCTTGGTTGTCTTGAGAGGCCAAAATACAACCCCGACTTTAGGCCCCTGAAGTTGGGCCGTCAAGCAGCTTCGCGGTGAGTGCGTCATTAAGGTCATTTGGCTGTGACGAGCCATTTCTTGAGCCTTTTCGCGGAGCAACTGCTTCACTATATGCTCAAAGCCGTTGACAATCCCGGCGTTTTCATCAACTTCCTAGGTGTTGGCCGAAGCAGCTGCTTGGCTCCATTTTCCACTTCCTTTTCGCCCTTCAAACAGGAGAATCCGTAATG
This region of Desulfonatronum thiodismutans genomic DNA includes:
- a CDS encoding sodium:solute symporter family transporter, producing MDQIATSIGQPNITSIVFFLFFICATLVITYYAAKKSRSASQFYAAGRSVTGWQNGLALAGDYMSAASFLGIAGLVSLRGYDGLIYSIGFLVGWPIIMFLIAEPLRNLGKYTFVDVVAYRLSQKPIRIAASIGSLMTVCFYLIAQMVGSGSLIMLIFGMPYELAVVIVGMVMIMYVLFGGMLATTWVQIIKAVLLLGGATLMVFLILLHFGFSYGEMFKQAALTYGDGVLSPGGLVTNPWDALSLGIALMFGTAGLPHILMRFYTVPDAKEARKSVFYATGLIGYFYILTFTIGFGAMVIVGQDVIAAMDSGGNMAALLLAEATGGTVFLGFIAAVAFATILAVVAGLTLSGASTLSHDLYVSVFRSGKSSEEEEVKVARIATLGLGVVAIALGLAFKGQNVAFMVGLAFAIAASANFPALLLSILWRNFSTFGAALSIGTGTTLAVGLIIISPTVWVDILHNPMAIFPLRNPAIISMTAAFAAGYLGSKLRPDPEASRRYEEQKIRNYLGVGAE
- a CDS encoding zinc dependent phospholipase C family protein, which codes for MPKENTHLWFARRLWKQTRNPSKNAVDDHFSTDLIQAHPLFFSLGSIIPDAFFYHPLSRGRRMALVLHGSDPRTRTESFGRMAAWAREEESGRDKAFVLGYLSHVALDRVMHPVVDALSGKRPGQASTGQSTALHRLVETALDQQINRCCRYPRIIWPYPAKRVSVLHRLAGEVGLRRGDVHAALSVQLLVNRLVQGRAAHALVRALHHPSVLDLSVLLNLCYAQLDREPDFFSEKRTGRAEFWRNFHAVNWSRLFERADLEAWRLFDLCTEYWANRLDGSGLRRGLPHKPCD
- a CDS encoding type II toxin-antitoxin system PemK/MazF family toxin produces the protein MLLKRGMVIDVNLDPVKGSETGKVRPCVIVTNDTYNARVPVIQVTPITAFTEKKGRIVTNVTIEPTEQNGLSKQSVADCLQTRPIDHQSRFVAVRGELAAEVMAQVDQALRRVFSLA
- a CDS encoding putative nucleotidyltransferase substrate binding domain-containing protein; the encoded protein is MTHEPTDRDEKRRRPSAWSDDPDSLSGEIARAENLADLARAFGSVQEFAARSAVHCLGRFSDGGDEVFALGRLIADLRDKILIRVHDLVLAGTGPPPAAFCLLALGSEGRKEQYLATDQDNALVYDDEEGDEAAIFFEVFAHRFVRILLELGVPPCPHGVMINAPQWRLSAVDWERAVDRMTDEINEQGILKISVLLDTRPVAGAPEPGWKLRRHLFRRIAERPLILRYLAREAVRFSPPLGLFNNFVVQKSGAHKGGLDVKKGGIFPLTQGIRTLAAEHGVLLTSTEERITGLLEAGALSVGFGARLRKAYAFFHVLRTGNQAEMIENKDKPDNLIMPDRLSAAERKRLKACFATVTEFQALLSKKYGLHLLT
- a CDS encoding DUF485 domain-containing protein — protein: MPTDRPKGSLDAEMFQKLVVRKWKVSLTLAAIMLVAYYGFILVLAFAKDVLAYKIGEHLTIGIPVGMLLIVLAWALTGVYVFWANSSYDKSVKDVLKSMRRD
- a CDS encoding hybrid sensor histidine kinase/response regulator: MQSIRFLLVEDMEADAELVRREVRKTFPSADFLLADNRETYLDALESFKPDVILSDYNLPKFDGLAALTIAKEQAPETPFILITGALSEETAVECMKAGAWDYILKERVLRLGPAIVSMLEKKREYLKRKEAEQELVRAKVAAEAANLAKSEFLANMSHEIRTPLNGIMGMMQLMGSTALDEDQKEFIRLGETSAHRLTRLLSDILDLSSLDAGKLAIHEVEFCIEEICGSVEELFMLKVREKGVPLNCDLDSSIPSRLIGDVTRVRQILFNLVGNALKFTDQGRVRVDISALPPGRFGDVRLLFSISDTGIGIRDEMVEHLFQPFVQADGSYTRAYQGAGLGLALVRRLVALLRGNMCVENVSGQGTTMHVALPFRLPEGVSLQGVRRTEMAGKTARSLRVLVAEDDPLNQFMIAKLLERAGHESILAGDGRQALNLLSQRDVDCILMDIQMPVMTGLEATRAIRTSPDFEAKRNIPIIAVTAHTLAGDRERFLNAGMDDYVPKPIDFQSLKRALDQTIQKSDELK
- a CDS encoding alpha/beta hydrolase, which codes for MHSTLTIAAILLLLYLGLAGWVFVRQDALVFLPTAEISLTPADAGWEYDDLTLSTSDGVNINAWFVPVEDARGVVLFCHGNAGNIGHRLDSIRIFRDLGLSVLIFDYRGFGRSEGRPSESGTYLDAQAAWAFLVEEKGVEPERIIVFGRSLGGAVAGHLAAHAGQEKPPGALILESTFTSLPDMAARLYPFLPVRWLAKYSYNTLGRLGDVHAPVLVVHSPEDEIIPYAHGQALYAAAPEPKMFLEISGGHNSGFLSSGAGYVEGLRSFLEGQVFEKVR